Proteins from a single region of Streptomyces marianii:
- a CDS encoding DUF6573 family protein, protein MSVPDDQSDGCYLGRLRRAPVTRPRDSEHGPEDGKLTRRTNGSRDQRARDMDDEYGPVVAAYTRAEFIRSGDLIEIPPKMASDAGFEVPLLITAGAREEFVGGTDGGEDERLSTVLSAVAGAVAQAPANEVCFVVPAEDLPATQASTGADRLLAITEPGDTGELVMTLMLPTEM, encoded by the coding sequence ATGTCCGTCCCGGACGACCAGAGCGATGGCTGCTACCTCGGTCGGCTCCGCAGGGCGCCGGTCACCCGTCCGAGGGACAGCGAGCACGGGCCCGAAGACGGCAAGCTGACACGCAGGACGAACGGCAGCCGAGACCAGAGGGCGCGGGACATGGACGACGAGTACGGACCGGTGGTCGCTGCCTACACGAGGGCGGAGTTCATCCGGAGCGGCGACCTCATTGAGATCCCGCCCAAGATGGCCTCCGACGCCGGCTTCGAGGTTCCCCTGCTCATTACCGCGGGCGCCCGGGAGGAGTTCGTGGGCGGCACTGACGGTGGCGAGGACGAGCGGCTGAGCACGGTGCTGTCCGCGGTCGCGGGGGCTGTCGCGCAGGCGCCTGCGAACGAGGTGTGCTTCGTCGTGCCAGCTGAGGACCTGCCCGCCACTCAGGCGTCCACCGGCGCCGACCGGCTCCTTGCCATCACCGAGCCCGGCGATACGGGCGAACTCGTCATGACCCTGATGCTCCCCACCGAAATGTGA
- a CDS encoding endonuclease domain-containing protein, translating to MSHSERAAYRDRHPQCQLCRRRPTAAVDHDAVTGHVRGAVCRSCNSWLGSMEAALRVPERAMQQQAAYLHWKFEADGTAALAHYAGELSYLGLTVKEFAGGLLAVRRLLVVPCVYWTDQAAGPARETEWTKTGPLADAEEAERHHRRLRSACGVAVVVTAFEPDDGVNSPSPRGLVKPFTGSPQHHYGSRRTALDRSGRPPGGGQQGPGGPGLPGRA from the coding sequence ATGTCCCACAGCGAGCGGGCCGCCTACCGAGACCGTCACCCGCAGTGCCAGCTGTGCCGTCGCCGCCCGACGGCCGCCGTCGACCACGACGCGGTCACGGGGCACGTGCGCGGCGCAGTGTGCCGTAGCTGCAACAGCTGGCTGGGGTCGATGGAGGCGGCGCTCCGCGTCCCCGAGCGCGCCATGCAGCAGCAGGCGGCCTACCTGCACTGGAAGTTCGAGGCCGACGGCACGGCCGCGCTGGCCCACTACGCAGGCGAGTTGTCGTATCTGGGGCTGACCGTCAAGGAGTTCGCCGGCGGACTGCTCGCGGTGCGCCGGCTACTGGTGGTGCCGTGCGTGTACTGGACCGACCAGGCCGCAGGGCCTGCCCGTGAGACCGAGTGGACGAAGACCGGGCCCCTGGCGGACGCCGAAGAGGCCGAGCGGCATCATCGCCGTCTGCGGAGCGCCTGCGGAGTCGCCGTTGTCGTCACCGCGTTCGAGCCGGACGACGGCGTGAACAGCCCTTCTCCCCGCGGTCTGGTCAAGCCCTTCACCGGCAGCCCCCAGCACCACTACGGCAGCCGGCGCACCGCCCTGGACCGCAGCGGCCGCCCGCCCGGCGGCGGCCAGCAGGGGCCGGGTGGACCCGGGCTGCCAGGCCGGGCATGA